In the Clostridium sp. 'White wine YQ' genome, ATTCTAATGGAAATATCCTAAGTGATGGTGATTCTGTAACAGTAATTAAAGATCTAAAAGTTAAAGGAAGTTCATCAGCTATAAAAATGGGAACAAAGGTAAAAAATATACGTCTAGTTGATGGAGATCATAATATTGATTGTAAAATTGACGGTTTTGGTGCTATGCAACTGAAGTCTGAATTTGTTAAAAAGATATAAAGGTAGACGAATCAACCCCTGGACAGAAATGTCCAGGGGTTTTGCTTGTTTATATATTTAGGATAATTAGTTAAATGTTGTAGCGTTGAAGCCATCCATAAAGGAAAAAAATAAATTAATTTTCTTGTTGACCTTCACGCGACGTCATACTTTATAATCGAAATTGTAATAAGTGATATCACAGTTTCAAATGAATTATAAGGAGATGATTTTAATGAAAATAATAATACAGGATACTTTAAGTTTATATAAACAAATGCTTAATTTAGCAGAAGGAGAGAGAAGAGATTTCTTTAGCAGAGAATTAGTAAAACCTTTTAATCCAATGTTTGATAAAATGCATATGCCAAAGACACCTGAGGCAATGGGGTGTATAGAGTTATTTGGCCGCGACTCAAAGATAATAGAGATGTTAGAAAAGCTTGAAAAGGCAGACGCTTGGAATAATGCAAGAAAAGCTATGGAAACAGCAGTAGAGCACTTTGAAAAAGCTTCTATTCCATTACCTGAAAAAGTTGTAGTAGGAATCTTTTTAGGAAATCCGGAATTTTTAGCTAACGTGGAAGGGTATACAGGTATGGGTTCTATACCTGGTTTTATACAAATAATAATTGATCCTAATGAAAAGAACCTACCAAAGTTAAATGCATGTGTAGCTCATGAATTTCATCATAACGTTCTTTTCTATAATGCGAAATGGAACTTTATGACTGATGTAACAGTTGGAAAGTACCTTGCAGTTGAAGGATTGGCTGAAAGCTTTGCGGCTAGTTTGTATGGTGAAGAGTTTATCGGTCTTTGGGTAACGGGTCTACAAGGTACTGATTTAGAAAAAGCAAGAAGTATAACTTCAAAAGCACTTGATGTTAAAGGCTTTATGGAAGTACGTAAATATATCTTTGGAAAGCACCCAATGATGCCTGAAACTATGGATTTTGACATGCCATTTTGTGGAGGTTATGCGGTGGGATATCACGCAGTACAGGCATATTTAAGAAAAACTGGAGTTTCAATAGAAAAGGCTACAATAATAGATGGAAATGAAATTATGAGGGCATCAGGTTATTTTGAAGTTTAATTAATAAAGAACTCACTATATAATAGTGAGTTCTTTATTTTTCACAATAATATGTAATGGCCTAGTGCAATATCTGTATAAAAAACATACCTCTTACAAGCAATAAATAACCACTTGCTTAAGTTATATTTACAAGGGGGAAAACAGTCCATATAATAAAAAATGTGGGGAGTGAAAATATGAAGATACGAATAGAAGTAGATAATAAAATTGAAGAAAATGAAGTTATCATTAGATGCAGTGAACTGAATGATGAAGTTAAGAATATTCAAGTTTCGCTTAACGATATATTGTCACAAAATAAGAATATAACTTTCTATAAAGGAGATACAGAATACTATCTTTCCTTAGATGAGATTTTATTCTTTGAAACAGAAGAAAGTTATATTTGTGCTCATACCGTTGACAATATATACAATGTGAAATATAAACTTTATGAACTTGAAGAATTCTTACCTGGATATTTTATGAGAGTTTCAAAATCCACAATTCTGAATACAAATCATATTTACTCCATAACACGCAGTATATCATCATCAAGTAAGGTTGAATTTCAAAATACCCATAAGCAGGTATATGTTTCAAGATATTACTACAAACCATTAAAAATTAAATTATTAGAAAAGAGGAAATGATATGAAAAGAGAAAGAATTTTTTGGGGATTAGTATTTATACTATGCGGAGTTTTTTTAATTGTAAGTAAGCTAGGATACTTCCCTGATATAAATGTATTTAGTTTATTATTAACAGTATTTTTAGTAGTAATTATTATTAAAAGCTTAACTCGTATGAATTTTCCAGGCATTTTATTTCCATTAGCGTTTATCAGTATAATATATGATGACCAATTGGGAATTACAAGTATTACTCCATGGACTGTATTATTTGCAGCATTACTAGGAAGTGTTGGTCTTTCTATGATTTTTCATAAACGTGCTGGATGGATTCACAATAGGCATCATTGGGATGACTATAAGTTTGAAAAAATTGAAGTAGAAGATGAAAGTCATGTTAAATATGGAAGTTCATTTAATTCTACTATAAAATATATAAACTCAGATAATTTCGAACAAGCAGATTTTAATTGTTCTTTTGGATCTTTGAAGGTGTATTTTGATAACGCAACTATACGTAACGGTAATGCAGTAGTTAGAATTGATGCTTCTTTTTCTGGAGTTGAATTATATGTGCCAAAAACTTGGAACGTAGAGGATAGAACTAGTGGTTTCCTAGGCTCTCTTAGTGAAAAGAATAAAAATGATAAAATAACTACAAGTACTTTAACTGTAGTTGGTGATATCAAGTTTTCAGGAGTGGAAATAATTTATATCTAAAAATGTATAAATACTAAGCTAAAAGAGGCTTTTGCAAATGCAATGGTCTCTTTTTTCTTTAACAATAAGAATATCTATATAATTCTGCGGTTTTTCATATGGGGAGATTTAAAATAATTATTATTAATTCTAATTTGTGTTATAATATACCAGCAAATAATTAGATAGGGGTATGCTTATGAGTATTATAAAGAATTTTTTTAAGTTTTATTATTCTCCTGATAAATATGGGAAAACAATAGGAGAATTATCTGATACATTATCGAAACAATTAAATAGTCTTGGTAAAAAGTTTGTAGATGAAAAAAGTCAAATTCATGTATCTAGTGAGGATGAAAAAAAACATGTTTTTGAAAGCTTAGCTAAAGAAGTTAGTTTAATATTAAATTCTGAAAATAAGCCTAAAGACATTACAAAAGAATCCTTATGTATTAATAAAAACATGACTAATGTTATTGCGTTAATATTTAATGGATACATAGATAAAAATGAAAAAGATAAAATTCAAATGATTAATAGAGTTCTTCTTAAGTATTATGGATATTTAGCTGGAAGTGGTACTGATAGGTTAATTCCAAGTATGGAATTATTGGCTGAAGATTTAATTGAGTACTGCCAAAACAAAGGCATTTTATCTACTACAAGAATAAGCATTGAAGCTCGTATTAATGAAAATTATAATGAGGCAGTTAATAAAATCTTATATACAGTGGGAAATGCATTATCACATCATGCTAATATATCAGATCATGATTACCAAGCAGTAAAACAAAGCCCATTTATGGAGAAGTATGTTATGTTTTATGCAAGAGAAGTTTTTGCAAAAGGGTACATAATAGGTAGAATGAAAAAATATGGAGAGGAAGAGCAATATATTGATAACGCCAATAAACATATGATAAAGACTGTACTTAGTATGCAAGAAGAAGCCAAGGGATTATTTTCTAAAAAGATTGCTGAGTGCTTTTCAATTGGAACTCAAAAATCTTTTGAAGAAGGCTTTGCCATTGGATATGATGAATAATTACATATAGATAATAATCTAGTATATATATACGATTCATAATATATTATTTTGAAGAGGAGGATAAATGCTATGTTAAGTTCTGGAAATGGTAGAAGAATAATTTTAGATTTAGCCGTGACATTAGATGGATTTATTGAAGGGCCAAATGGTGAAGTTGATTGGTGTATTATGGACAATGATATGGGCTTTACTGATTTCTTAAATAATATTGATACAATTTTATATGGACGTAAAAGTTATGAATTATGGGGACAATATGTTCCAGAAGATGGAGTATCAGATACTGAAAAAGAAATTTGGGATTTAGTACATAGCAAGAAGAAATATGTATTTTCAAAAACATCTGACAAAGAGTATAATGGTGCGAATCTAATAAGTAGCAATATTGTAGAAAAAGTAAAAGAAATAAAGAATGAGCCAGGTAAAGATATTTGGCTTTATGGAGGAGCAAGTCTTATAACAACTTTTTTAAATTTAGGGCTAGTTGATGAATATAGATTATCTATCCATCCTATCATTTTAGGAGAGGGGAAACCTCTGTTTAATGATATAAAGCAGAGATCAGGTCTAAAGCTTATTAGTACTAAGAAGTTTTCTTCAGGTGTTGTTCAGCTCTGCTATCATTCTCTTATCTAAGTATATTTACAATATAATGGAAATTTGATATAGTATTAATGTAATAGTATGAATATGAAAGGTGGTAATTTATTCGGCTAACTTAGTGTTAAGTAATCATAAAACATAAGTAGGCACGGAGAAGTAAAATAAAATCAATAAGTAAATATTTTGGTATAAGCTGTTTTTATAATAGTTTTTTTGTGTTGCCAATTTATTATTATATGATTTTATCTTTACTCTCTAAGCAATAAATGTATCATTTTATGAAGCTATAGAGTAAATCTATAGCTTTTTTTATTTTAAAAATATTCTACTATTACAGAGAAATATATAAAAAGGAGTTTAGAAAATATTATGAAAAGAAATATCATAAATGAAATAGCGAAATTAAGTAAAAGACCCAACTTATTTGAAAAAGGAACAGGGAATATCTGGACTGAACCATATATTTCAAAGCAAATGCTTAAGGCCCATTTAGATTATAAATCTGATAGAGCGTCAAGGAATATTGAAAAAATTAAAAAGACAGTGACTTTTTTAAAAGAGATTATTAATGAGAGTGGTCAAATATTAGATTTAGGTTGTGGACCGGGGTTATATGCTGAAGAATTATGTAGGAATGGATATAAAGTAACAGGAATAGATTTCTCAAATAATTCAATTAATTATGCTAAAGAAAGTGCAAATAAACAAGGGCTTAATATAGAGTATAGATGTGAAGATATGTTTAATATTAATTATA is a window encoding:
- a CDS encoding LytTR family DNA-binding domain-containing protein yields the protein MKIRIEVDNKIEENEVIIRCSELNDEVKNIQVSLNDILSQNKNITFYKGDTEYYLSLDEILFFETEESYICAHTVDNIYNVKYKLYELEEFLPGYFMRVSKSTILNTNHIYSITRSISSSSKVEFQNTHKQVYVSRYYYKPLKIKLLEKRK
- a CDS encoding dihydrofolate reductase family protein, with product MLSSGNGRRIILDLAVTLDGFIEGPNGEVDWCIMDNDMGFTDFLNNIDTILYGRKSYELWGQYVPEDGVSDTEKEIWDLVHSKKKYVFSKTSDKEYNGANLISSNIVEKVKEIKNEPGKDIWLYGGASLITTFLNLGLVDEYRLSIHPIILGEGKPLFNDIKQRSGLKLISTKKFSSGVVQLCYHSLI
- a CDS encoding LiaF transmembrane domain-containing protein, coding for MKRERIFWGLVFILCGVFLIVSKLGYFPDINVFSLLLTVFLVVIIIKSLTRMNFPGILFPLAFISIIYDDQLGITSITPWTVLFAALLGSVGLSMIFHKRAGWIHNRHHWDDYKFEKIEVEDESHVKYGSSFNSTIKYINSDNFEQADFNCSFGSLKVYFDNATIRNGNAVVRIDASFSGVELYVPKTWNVEDRTSGFLGSLSEKNKNDKITTSTLTVVGDIKFSGVEIIYI
- a CDS encoding DUF2268 domain-containing protein, with the translated sequence MKIIIQDTLSLYKQMLNLAEGERRDFFSRELVKPFNPMFDKMHMPKTPEAMGCIELFGRDSKIIEMLEKLEKADAWNNARKAMETAVEHFEKASIPLPEKVVVGIFLGNPEFLANVEGYTGMGSIPGFIQIIIDPNEKNLPKLNACVAHEFHHNVLFYNAKWNFMTDVTVGKYLAVEGLAESFAASLYGEEFIGLWVTGLQGTDLEKARSITSKALDVKGFMEVRKYIFGKHPMMPETMDFDMPFCGGYAVGYHAVQAYLRKTGVSIEKATIIDGNEIMRASGYFEV
- a CDS encoding zinc ribbon domain-containing protein YjdM produces the protein MSNVPSCPKCNSEYTYEDRGLFICPECGHEWNLEIETENSEDKNIVKDSNGNILSDGDSVTVIKDLKVKGSSSAIKMGTKVKNIRLVDGDHNIDCKIDGFGAMQLKSEFVKKI